In one window of Bifidobacteriaceae bacterium DNA:
- a CDS encoding AAA family ATPase: protein MTDQVAIGQTTETVAATEQPPAWLTHEARATPLWLRSIHAGLSATALFVVHGSIRDIHMADAGGGPAVDTLTAIGRVLEANGFDGMLVYDPLDGLRLVRLTSRLAKEQLDNQFAAALGAAPDAIECADYANLDRICHWVTSARQPRQEQDARLALVIDYTSQTADSAKPTGDLQRAMLAALKAANHSHEPGHTFFHQGFRPSSLKHPVFWLADKTSDLPAWMSAGAARQVAIPLPDLDTRWRLARALVAAQPEPAADRSQARQLVERLVAATEGLTLKGMVEIVQFARTQGGLATGIEEAARTYRLGVSENPWQGEALRERIMDGQAALERRVKGQRRAVRRALDLIMRSALGLTSAHQAKPGGAPRGVMVLAGPTGVGKTELAKAVAELVFGDERAMIRFDMSEFSQEGSDTRLIGAPPGYVGHGAGGELINAIKKQPFTVVLFDEMEKAHPRVFDKFLQILSDGRLTSGSGETVSFAETMIIFTSNVGAGEAAALGQTEADSDAEVAAYEKLVLDAMDRFFQLPRAQGGLGRPELRGRIGDNIVVFRPISRRIAAELANRFIDNALTRVAIECGLPVRIADQARAKAVAAMTAPEHLSAGGRGIALALEPVLVNPLARAIFAAPPAPGGLTVADIERGEDTGYQVVLTS, encoded by the coding sequence ATGACTGACCAGGTGGCCATCGGCCAAACAACCGAGACCGTGGCCGCGACCGAGCAGCCCCCCGCCTGGCTGACCCACGAGGCGCGCGCGACGCCGCTGTGGCTGCGGTCTATCCACGCGGGCCTCAGCGCGACGGCGCTGTTCGTGGTGCACGGCTCCATCCGAGACATCCACATGGCGGACGCCGGGGGCGGCCCGGCGGTTGACACGCTGACCGCGATTGGGCGGGTGCTGGAGGCGAACGGCTTCGACGGGATGCTGGTTTACGACCCGCTGGACGGACTGCGCCTGGTCAGGCTGACGTCCAGGCTGGCCAAAGAGCAACTCGACAACCAGTTCGCCGCGGCGCTCGGCGCGGCCCCGGACGCGATCGAGTGCGCCGACTACGCCAACCTGGACCGAATCTGCCACTGGGTGACCAGTGCCCGCCAGCCTCGGCAGGAACAGGACGCGCGCCTCGCCCTCGTCATTGACTACACCTCCCAGACGGCCGATTCGGCCAAACCGACCGGCGACCTCCAGCGCGCCATGCTCGCCGCCTTGAAGGCCGCGAACCATTCGCACGAGCCTGGGCACACCTTCTTTCACCAGGGCTTCCGTCCCTCCAGCTTGAAGCATCCCGTGTTCTGGCTGGCGGACAAGACCTCCGACCTGCCCGCGTGGATGTCCGCGGGCGCCGCCCGCCAGGTTGCCATCCCGCTGCCGGACTTGGACACACGTTGGCGCTTGGCGCGCGCGTTGGTGGCCGCCCAGCCGGAGCCGGCCGCGGACCGGTCCCAGGCCAGGCAATTGGTGGAGAGGCTGGTGGCCGCCACCGAAGGCCTGACCCTCAAAGGCATGGTGGAGATTGTCCAGTTCGCGCGCACCCAGGGCGGCCTCGCGACCGGGATCGAGGAGGCGGCCCGCACCTACCGGCTGGGCGTGTCGGAGAACCCATGGCAGGGGGAGGCCTTGCGGGAGCGGATCATGGACGGCCAGGCCGCCCTGGAACGGCGGGTCAAGGGGCAGCGAAGGGCGGTGCGCCGCGCCTTGGACCTGATCATGCGGTCGGCGCTGGGCCTGACCTCGGCGCACCAGGCCAAACCGGGCGGGGCGCCGCGCGGCGTGATGGTGCTGGCCGGCCCAACCGGCGTGGGCAAGACCGAACTGGCCAAGGCGGTCGCCGAACTGGTCTTCGGCGACGAGCGCGCCATGATCCGCTTCGACATGAGCGAGTTCTCCCAGGAGGGCTCCGACACGCGCCTGATCGGCGCCCCGCCGGGGTATGTGGGCCACGGCGCGGGCGGCGAGCTGATCAACGCGATCAAGAAGCAGCCCTTCACCGTGGTCCTGTTCGACGAGATGGAAAAGGCCCACCCAAGGGTTTTCGACAAGTTCTTGCAAATCCTTTCCGACGGCCGCCTGACCAGCGGCAGCGGCGAGACGGTGTCCTTCGCGGAGACCATGATCATCTTCACGTCGAACGTGGGCGCGGGCGAGGCGGCCGCCTTGGGCCAGACCGAGGCCGATTCGGACGCGGAGGTCGCCGCCTACGAGAAGCTGGTCCTGGACGCGATGGACCGCTTCTTCCAGTTGCCGCGCGCGCAGGGCGGCCTGGGCCGCCCGGAATTGCGCGGCCGGATCGGTGACAACATTGTGGTCTTCCGCCCCATTTCCCGCCGGATCGCCGCCGAGCTGGCCAACCGCTTCATCGACAACGCCTTGACCCGCGTGGCCATCGAATGCGGCCTCCCGGTCCGCATTGCCGACCAGGCCCGCGCCAAGGCCGTCGCCGCCATGACCGCGCCCGAGCACCTGTCCGCCGGCGGCCGAGGCATAGCCTTGGCGCTCGAACCCGTGTTGGTGAACCCGCTGGCCCGCGCCATTTTCGCGGCCCCGCCGGCACCCGGCGGCTTGACCGTGGCGGACATCGAACGCGGCGAGGACACCGGTTACCAAGTGGTGCTCACCTCATGA
- a CDS encoding FHA domain-containing protein, producing MTALTVTCEVCGQPVPPAAVMCPRCGTPFTGSPFTPPADADRPPPQTPPGSGAPLPPPRAATARGPASPGTGHAPPADADRPLPGPRTGSQLGDVAAARAMGRDGAPAECTCPQCGLGDLPRGIPDCPSCGFALGNAGLGNAGLAAGARTAAGPFETPQLVVAGRVIDIPAGEAVVLGRDPAVSSLAGALSDWHGVSRRHASVTVRGGTVTIQDFDSTNGTWVDGERLGANAVVLDLPARFRLGQAAEVEVRAGGQAEAPTGGPAS from the coding sequence GTGACCGCGCTGACCGTGACCTGCGAGGTCTGCGGCCAGCCCGTCCCCCCGGCCGCGGTCATGTGCCCGCGTTGCGGCACGCCGTTCACCGGCTCGCCTTTCACCCCTCCCGCCGATGCCGACCGGCCGCCTCCACAAACGCCGCCCGGTTCCGGGGCCCCCCTCCCCCCGCCACGCGCAGCGACCGCGAGAGGCCCGGCCAGCCCGGGCACGGGCCACGCCCCGCCCGCCGATGCCGACCGGCCGCTTCCCGGACCACGCACGGGTTCGCAGCTCGGTGACGTGGCTGCCGCTCGCGCCATGGGGCGCGACGGGGCGCCCGCCGAGTGCACCTGCCCGCAATGCGGCCTGGGCGACTTGCCGAGGGGGATCCCCGATTGCCCCAGTTGCGGCTTCGCTTTGGGGAACGCGGGGCTGGGGAACGCGGGCTTGGCAGCGGGCGCCCGGACAGCCGCCGGTCCCTTCGAGACTCCCCAGTTGGTCGTGGCCGGCCGGGTGATCGACATCCCGGCCGGGGAGGCGGTGGTCCTGGGACGCGACCCGGCCGTGTCCTCGCTGGCGGGAGCGCTCTCCGACTGGCACGGCGTGTCACGGCGGCACGCTTCCGTGACCGTGCGCGGCGGGACGGTGACAATCCAAGACTTCGATTCGACCAATGGCACCTGGGTGGACGGGGAGCGGCTTGGCGCCAACGCGGTGGTCCTCGACCTGCCGGCCCGCTTCCGGTTGGGACAAGCGGCCGAAGTCGAAGTCAGGGCCGGTGGCCAAGCCGAAGCGCCGACCGGCGGCCCGGCGTCATGA